TTACTTGTGATTTTAAATTCCAACATTTGAGTTTCACAACTATCGCACCAGTGGTCCACAGGGTCCCACTGGCAGGACGCGTGGGTTGCAATGAACGAGGTCTCGCAAGGcctgcttcccgggaagggCGAACCAAGAAAGTCCACCCCCGAGATAGTAGTTACCGGGGTTACGAGAAGACACTCACTGGCAAGACCATCACATTAGAGGTTGAAAGCTTTGACATCATTGACAACGTCAAGACCGAGATCCAGAATAGGAAAGATATCCACCTCAACGGCTACCCGGAAAGCTTGGCCCTGGCAAGGTAACAGCACGCTGGGCCGCAGCAGCTTCCGTCTGGATCACATCAGACTCATTCGCAGCAGCCACAAATTCTCCATGAGAATTCCTGATCACAGCTCCCGTCGTCCCTCGCAGGTCATCCTCAAGAAAACCCGCATCCACATTTACTTTAAAGCAGTCCACCGGTGGTTTGGTCCAAGCTTCAGCCTTAATCGTCGTGTTGCATGAACTGGCAATACAGTAGTTTTCCACCATGGCCATGATTGAGAAGGCCGAGCTAGAAGCAGATAAGGGTACTCGACCAGGAATTAGGTGCCTCTGCTAACTTGGTAAGGGTACTCGACCAGGAATTGAGCTGTACGATGTACTTGTCAAGGCAAGCTGTTTAGCAACATCCTATGGTCACGGCCAAGTTCAACCATGCCAATTTACAGATCTTAGGCAAGACTGCAGATCGAAAATTCAACAGCTTTAGGCCGGACAGTATTCCCATATTATTTATGCTTAAAAAAAGGGATGCAAGCGGGCAACCCACAAAACATACAAGTACTAGTtgagtgcccgtgcgttgctacgggacaataagaaaatatatttgtATAGGCATTTCGATCACATggttattttatttcttaaaCGTAGTGGCCAATAAAAATATGTGGAGTGAAAATCAAACCCGGTGTCATTATCTTGCTTCCTTCCTATCTCTCACCATCATTGGTTCTCTTTCTAGGCTTTTAGAAGTTTCGATTCAACACCTGTAGAGTATTGTGAGCCAAACATGGTGTACAGAATGATCAGTATAATAATGGAGAGCACCACCCAAATCACTGCACTTTGTACTGGTGTACCATCAGGAATTTGACTTATGTAATATGGTAGTAATGAAACAATCACTGTCCAAAACTGGATAACAAGCAATACTCTTGCAGCCTGAAGCCATTTCCACGATCCACCCTCAGTTTGCATTTTATCAGCACTATCCTTAGTTTTACTGCCATCCAATGGTTTTCTCTTGGTTTTACTGTcagcaagagcagcagcaactaTTGGCAGGGGTGCCAGAAGCAGTGCAAAAGGAATCATATACACACCAACTGAAACGAATTTGCTTGGAGCTGCAAGGAAATAGAGGAAAAATGATTGATGGAACTTCTCAAGTAGGTTATTCATAGAACGTACCACCCCTTCAATTAACctgaaacagaaaaaatatgGTGAGATAAACATAAACTATGTGCTGACCACGTGCTTTATTAAATGCAGAACATGCatctttttctaaaaaaaatgaaagcaaTGCTTTTCAGTACAATATGCCTGTTAACAACCGAACATTATCAGCAAGCGAAGTCTTAAAATCCATAGCAGGTGTTTATAACCTCCAGGGTGCAGAGTTTTGTTGTCTCTGATTATCAAGGACATTTACCTTACTAATTTCCTCTAACTAAACTATTCAACGCATATCAATACTCTGAAGAAATTTGACACATTTTAAGAGTAATGCAACCTAAAATAACCCTGTAAGAACTGACCTTCCACCTCTTACAATAAATGAAGAATTTGCGTTCTCATTTCTCAGATCAAATGTTGGTGAAAATTCTAAAGAAACCGCATCAACTTGATAGTCACGGCATGCTCCATGAGATCCAGTGGGCACTCCAAGAGCCCGTTTTACCAAAAACTCAACAAGAAGGGATGAGTACAGTAGAAAAGCTAGCATTGCTTAAGATAAAATGGAAACTACAATGTTCAATTACCTGGTTATACATAGAGCTAGCGAGGTTTGCGGTCCCCTCCACATAATTAGGGGCTTTGATATCAAGCTTCCAGTCAGGATTTATTTTTCTCCACAAACTCCCAAGAGTTTGAATTACTTCAGCAATAACCCTAAGCCATACAGAACTCAACAGAGAATTATTTTTCTCTATATTCACACGAAAACCTTGCCTATGAACAGCTAGATAGTGCACCACATTCAGAAGGTCCAAGTTGGGCATTTGGCCGTTAGATGCCTCTGCATACATAAATATCAGAGCAGCAGCCATCGCCCCAGCACGTTTGAAATCCATACATTCTGCCTTTTCAGTGATAACATCAGGTTCATGTGTAACATCAAACAGTTTGGTATCTAACATCGCTGGGTGACCAAGAAACATAGGATTATGGTACTGGTTTAACCAGGCAGAAACTGCAGTGTATTTGCCGTATTGTGAATCTGCAGATAGCCACACAATATCCTTTGACAGCCATGCAGCTCGACTTAAGAGGGAGAAGACAGAGAAACCAAGAGCCAGTGATAATACTTCATTTGATTCAGCTCTCTGAGAATTATAAGGAGTAACCAATACTATTGCCAATAGTATTTGTTCCATAGTTGGTGTAGGTGCCATTAGGTTCAATTGGCaaatcttttgtcatggaagTGAAGAACTTCAGAGGGTGAAAATGCTTGCTATGAGGGAGGAACTCATGGTAACACACTTCTGCACCCAGATCTTTTATCTGTTGCACTATGAATTTAGGCATTCAGCTGTAACATTTGCAAGAAAACTGTACATTATAACAAACACAGATAAAACTATTTACTCCTGGCAATCACAAAATTATGGCAATTTTTTATCACATTCACTTTAATAGTAGGCTGGAAGTAGTGATCCACCCGGGTTCAATCCCTAAGATTGGATCTGAATCCATACACCTCATGCATGTTGAGTGGGGCCGGTGGAGCTCCAATATTTTTCAGTATGTTGGAGTGTGCGTATCACCTCGTACCCTTGCAGTTATTTTGTATCATCAAACACTTTAACAGCAGGCATATATTGAGCATATGGTTTAAGCAGCAACAATAAAAACAGAGAGAAACAACCTGAGATATAATAGTATGAACTATAAAGCATATATGTGCAATTTCCTTAGTTATAGTTAGATCAACAGGTCATGATTTGAAAACCCATCATCCTCGATCAGCAGTATCTATTGGTCACGGTTGTGCTGCCTAGACCATGATTAATGGAAGTGCCCATCGATGAAAAGGAAATCTCAATAAAGTCAGGGGcacatggaggaggaagacgaagggaGGTAGGGATAGGGTTAGCCTTAAGGTGTTGGATGATGGACGGTGAtggcgaggcggcgggggaggagccAGCGTTGGAGGGTGCTCGCGACGCCGATGATGGCCAGCAACCCAGTGCTACCCCCCACTGAGAGCGGCCTCGACGGTGGCCGGAGGCACGTCCTCGAGGTGTggagggggagaggaggccggaCAGAGGGGCGGCCGCGAGgtgtggaggagggagaggcgcGGAGGGCGGGCCAGCGGCTCGTTGAGGAGGAGGGTTATGGCGGCTGCGGCTCGGTGAGGATAGGATCGGATCAGGCTGATAAAAAAGTCAGGGCGGGGAAGAGGGGCGGAACGTGCGTTGGCGGTGGCATCGCGAGTAATTTGTCTGAATTTGACGTACAATGAACTAACGTAACTGTGAATTAAGGAATAGTAAAGATATCTGAAGTCAACTCTATATTAAGGCTTCGCAGGTTGCCTACTTGCATCTCTTGTTTTCCAGGCAGTTTCATACTTTCATCCACCAGTCATCTCTTTCCACTTCAAACGTCAAATGTTACAAATAAAAGAGGATAAGCATAACAACCAGGATAAAAGTTACAGCACTATTATCTGACCCAggtgcattgcattgcatggcTTGGTTTCAGAAAGGAAACAATGCATcaactgcaaaaaaaaagaaaaaaaaaactgaggcGAAGGAAAGACAATGCCTTTGTGTAGGTAGAGCGCAGCACAGAATTTTCCAGCTACTTCACTGTCACAGCACTGGTTATCCCGGCTCCATAAGCTTCCAGTACTTGAGGAATTGCTTCTTGGTAATTACTGACATACTTCTCCATGAACTTCTTCTCCCCCAGCATCAGATGGCTCATCCGGATGCGCCTGATGACACCCTTCGACACCAATATGTCTAGTACCTCGCACCGTGGTACGAGCCGCTTCTCATAGCTGAGCGAGAGAATCATCGGGCTACCTGAAACATACTCTGGGCTCCAGCCAAGCTTGTTGGCGAATAAATGCCAGATACGTCTCAATTTGTCAACCGACACAGACATGCAGTAAGGGTGCCTGACGAAGGCCTGCTTCACCTGCTCCTCGGTCCACCCCAAGCTTAGGTAGTTGTCCATCCTGCGCTTCCAGCCGGATGGATGCATTCTGGCAAACAGCCCAAAGGCGTAAGGGAACATACCGGACGACAGGCTGACACCGAGCTCATTCATGGCGACCAATGTCTCAGCAAAGTGGGAGTTCCTGTGTATGAGCGCCCTGGGGTGCGTGGTGAGCAGCTTGACGATGACAGCGTCCGGTGCCCCATGGTCGCGGAGGATCTTGACCTTGGGGAGAAGCTCGGAGCGGACGTCGTCGTGGATGAGTGCAGTGGCCTGCTTGACGGCGGCTAGCACGTTCTTGTCGGTACCGAGGAGGTCCTTGAGGAGGAGGTAGttggggcggaggcggcgcgcgaggcTGTAGGAGAGGACGCGGTATGGGCTGATGAGGATGATGCGGCGGATGTCGGCGTCGGTGAGGCCGATGTCGCGTCTGAAGAACTCGAGCTTGGGCGCGAGCGTGACGTCTGCGCGGTAGGTGAGCACGTCGGGGGCGGCCGCCACGACGCGGGCGAGGTCGGCGCCCGCGAGGCCGAGGTCGCGGAAGAGGGAGAGGACCGCGTGCGCGTTCTTGGTAGATCGCAGGCGGACGCGCGCGGCCGTGGCGGTCGCGGCGGGCTCCGAGAGGCCGCAGGAATTGCGGAGGAAGTGGAGCGTAAGGGAGCAGGGGTCTGCCGTGGCTTGGGAGAGGGCGACGGGGCTGCCTAGAAGGTGTTTGAGGAAATGCGCTAGAGGGGGAGAGCCGCACGAGGCAAGGGATTTGGGGGGCCTGCCGCCACCGACGAGGAGGTGACAGCGGCGAAGAAGCATTTGGGAGATGGAGGATGGgggagaggtggcggcggagggatCGGTGGGGCGAGGTCGGTGCTCGCTCCGCCGGTGGAAGCAGAAGCACGCAGGGGTTCCAAAATTCCACACTAGTTCAACTGGGCCTTCCAAAACATATGTTTGATTCGGTTGGGCTGTAAATGTTGAGAAATGTACGGAGTACGTATAATACGGTCGGTTACCTTACCTCCGTTTATGGCCCATTTACACTCACCGGGAGTGAACGATACCGGATCGCTCCTCCGCCTCTCGTCCGCAGCCCCGATCCCCTTTCCCCTCCGCCCGTGAtcctcttcgccgccgcaTCCTCCCGCCCCGATCCCCTCCAACGACCCCTTCTCCGCCGAAGCTGCAGCGACGGAGCCGGCCCCCATCCTCTCCTTTGCGAGGAAAGGGGCTCCGCCACGCAAGGAGTTGGCCGCCCATATCCTCCATACCCTTTCCCGCGGTCGGTCCTCCTTCGCCGTCCACCCTGGATCGCAAGGTTAGGGTTTCGGTTCCTTTTTGTTTCACGTGGTTTCGATTGGTTGGTGATGTGGGTTAGaaatgagattttttttttgcgaggaggTTAGAAATGAGAATTGATGATGTGTTCTTGGTTATTTCAACAGCTTTCCCCTCTGCCCGTCTACGATGTCCGAATCGACATCCTCGTGCTCCCGCAAGTGACGCCCGGTGAGGATCTGATTTGATAACTTCTTTGTTTCAGGAACCATTATAACTATAACTTCTTTGTCCGAATTGTAAgtagatttgatcgtcggtagtCTGGTCTGAGCCAAAAGCCCAAGAGAggtaaaatatatttttttattcgAATTATTATAACTATTACAGTGAAAATGATTAGATTACCATTTTAAAATTCAGGAAAATTATTGACATGTTTCAGGCCAGGCCTGGCTGGGGCTTGGTGTTTTTAGGTCGGCCTTTTGCAATTGCGGTCTGGCCGACCATGTTTACAGGTGACTGAGTACTCTCTCGATTTCTGAAATGGAAATTTAATAATATGCCACTCCTTTAACTCAACTTACTTTCGCCTTCGTAATGTGGTACTCTATTGCTTGGACTCTTTTAATGAGGTATAGACATATTTTTAAAGCAAATAgacatttattttctttgaaaaGAAATTCTGGATTTGAAGTCTGTGCCCCTACACACATGCTGCTTCAAAACCAAGTACCCAAGCCATGTGCAACCAGACCATGCCAAGCTCTTTGGTGGTTTGGTCGGAACAAGCTCCCAAGGTCACTCTGAGAATTTAGAGGGGAACCTTAATGTCTCTGCTGCTGTGTTCCTCGGCCCTCCACGCAAGCCCCTGCGTCCCCTACCCCTTCTGATCTAGCAACCTCTCTGCCCAGTGCCCACGCACCGCTCAGGTGAGTTGGGCTCGTTTTCTGTAGACCATAATGTGTTGCGCTTGTGATCTTTAAGTATTTTGTGTTTTGGATCCTGATTCGGCATTTCGTTTGGTCTGTGGACCATGAAGAACAAATCCTAAATTGAGGATTGTGAGTTTTACTCTAAAGCATTTCAAATACCACTAGTATTTCTATTTTCGTGTTGACATTGTACAGTTGGAAAAAAATACTAATTTTAGCAATCATCTATGTACAATTGGTGCCATGTTAAATTTATCAGAATTCACAGATGATAGAAGCAGTCACATAGCTGCCTATGCCATGATACATAATAAAAAATGGAAAGTCAGCAGCGTACGTAATTAGCTCAAATAACAATAGCAGGAGCAGTATAAACGTACAGCTTGGCTGTGGCACAATTATAAGACAAAGTAAATCCGATAAATTGGATGATTACACGTTTGTATCAGATAAACTATGCACCATCCTTGTAGCCCCTCTTTTAGTTATTTACTGCTTATgttgaagattttttttcctgttaaCCAAAATTTTCAAAGGATATATTATTGAATCCTTTGTAGATTTTCCGGGCTTGTAGATTAGTGTGTCTGGACCTTGGAACTGTTAGGCCTTGCGCACAATTTCCATTTGCGCGACCATATACTTCCAAAAACTTGATGCTTTTTACATTGACCTAATCCACAGACACGCATGTTTAAACCCTCCCACTCTGTCAGATGTCTTGgtctttttatttgatttcCAAGGAAATAGGCAAGCTCCACTTTGGCCTGCACCCTTGTGTGTTATTAAAGGGCCAAATAGCTCCAAATTATCTTGTTTGTTTCAGCATGTAGTATCTTAACCACCTTATTTGCTAACTCAACTAGGTGAGAACTGTTCCTCTTGCCTGGACCTGGATGGGACCTTGAGTCTACTTGGGGAAATGAATAACTCCAGCCTGATGGCCCGATGCTGCAGTTGCGACTGCAAGGTTGTTATGTGCACGTATATAGAATTGAGTAAAATTCGAATAAAATATGGAATGCTATTTAAGTAGGAATTAGAGTTACTTGATAGGAAAGAAGTAAGATTAGAGATAGAGATTGAAGCCATATCCTTTGGCTTGTTACTTAGGTGTCTAGTAAGTCTtcctatatactccctctgtccggGTTTATAAGGCCTGCGCGGAATTTATgccgaactttgaccaaaaattacattgGCAATCCGTGATTATTGTGGCACAAAAAAGATATTGTTGGATTCGCATTGGAAAACTCTTTGCaatggtataacttttatatacatatattaaatattatttgtataattgttggtcaaagtttggcacgACTTTCAATACAGGCCTTATAAAcccggatggagggagtatggaACAACATATATGTATCAATTATGAATCAAGCAATGAGAAATTAATCAATCTAGTCTCCCCCGTGTTCGTCCTGCCAAATTCCCTATGCCATGCCATCCGGCCATTTCAGTGTTAATTACCCAGTTTGTTCTCATTTCTCCTTCCCATTGAGCACAAAGGAGAAGGCATCTTCCTAGATTGTGTAGGCTTGCCAAATTACTAGATCAAACTGATTTGTTCATGCTTTTCGCTGCCCAAAAAGTACTTAGATTGGCTTTGTTTAAGTATTTTAGGTGTTGAGGGAAATGTGTAGTTTAATCGAACTAATTTCGATAATTTGTTGCTGTTTTGGACATTTCTCGCTTTCTCTTGATTCAGTCTAATGGCAGGCACGTAATAAGAGTTGGATTGAGCTGATTTGAGTACCACTTACTTCAGTTCTGCTTATTTAGCCTTGAGTTTAGTGTAATTGGGCCCGGGCACCTTTGTAAACGTGCAGATATTCATTATCTTTAAGGCTTGCTTTACAAGATAATGCACAGGAAAAGGGGCTTTTATCCTTGCCTATAGTTGGGGACAAAAAGGACATTCTTTTCCCTCTTTGTAGTATCATTGTGCTTAAACTGTATTGTTTTTCTTGGTTACTTCAGGTCCATCCGCAAGTACAATTCTTATGTGAGAGAAATCAGGGCCTTCAAGATATTCTGCGTTTTGCACTACGCAAATGTGGAGTTTTCCGTctttggggaagaagaaccCTCCAAATTTCACCTTTTCCAATGCTGATTGTTCAGATGACGAGGTATCTTCGTGCACAAGCAGGGAAGAAGGCCTCGAATGCCCAATATGTTGGGAGTCCTTCAACATAGTGGAGAATGTGCCTTATGTACTATGGTGTGGCCACACCATGTGCAAAAATTGCATCCTGGGCCTGCAGTGGGCTGTCACCAAAGTTCCAACAGTACCGATCCAGCTACCATTTTTCGTATCCTGCCCCTGGTGCAACCTCTTGTCGCTGCGCATAATTTACAAAGGAAATCTCACATTTCCACGCAAAAATTACTTCCTCCTTTGGATGGTTGAGGGGATGAATGGTGAGCGGGCCAGGTCACATTCTTCTACTCATAGTGAGCAACATACTCCTTGCCTCTCAAGTGGCAGCAGGGCAAGTGCAAATGCAGTTACTTCGAACCCTATTAGACGGCTGCCCCCGCCACGTGTTGAAACATCCTCCTCCACTGTGAACCATGCCAATCGTAGGGCCCCGCTCTTGAATACAGAGATGGTGCAAGCTTCGCTGCGCAAGTCACTGTCCTTCTTGGTTCACCTGACTGCCAAGTTCCCACTGGTATTTATTTTTGTCCTCGTAGTGCTTTATGCAATCCCTGCCAGTG
This is a stretch of genomic DNA from Brachypodium distachyon strain Bd21 chromosome 1, Brachypodium_distachyon_v3.0, whole genome shotgun sequence. It encodes these proteins:
- the LOC100833632 gene encoding uncharacterized protein LOC100833632, translated to MLLRRCHLLVGGGRPPKSLASCGSPPLAHFLKHLLGSPVALSQATADPCSLTLHFLRNSCGLSEPAATATAARVRLRSTKNAHAVLSLFRDLGLAGADLARVVAAAPDVLTYRADVTLAPKLEFFRRDIGLTDADIRRIILISPYRVLSYSLARRLRPNYLLLKDLLGTDKNVLAAVKQATALIHDDVRSELLPKVKILRDHGAPDAVIVKLLTTHPRALIHRNSHFAETLVAMNELGVSLSSGMFPYAFGLFARMHPSGWKRRMDNYLSLGWTEEQVKQAFVRHPYCMSVSVDKLRRIWHLFANKLGWSPEYVSGSPMILSLSYEKRLVPRCEVLDILVSKGVIRRIRMSHLMLGEKKFMEKYVSNYQEAIPQVLEAYGAGITSAVTVK
- the LOC100833943 gene encoding uncharacterized protein LOC100833943, translated to MWSFPSLGKKNPPNFTFSNADCSDDEVSSCTSREEGLECPICWESFNIVENVPYVLWCGHTMCKNCILGLQWAVTKVPTVPIQLPFFVSCPWCNLLSLRIIYKGNLTFPRKNYFLLWMVEGMNGERARSHSSTHSEQHTPCLSSGSRASANAVTSNPIRRLPPPRVETSSSTVNHANRRAPLLNTEMVQASLRKSLSFLVHLTAKFPLVFIFVLVVLYAIPASAAVLLLYIVITVLFALPSFLILYFAYPSLDWLVREIFA